In a single window of the Leptospira wolffii serovar Khorat str. Khorat-H2 genome:
- a CDS encoding SDR family NAD(P)-dependent oxidoreductase, with the protein MSISPNKKKVIITGASSGIGMELAKLYAKAGHDVALTSRRKKVLEDLAKEIRGYGAGGKVIVASLDVSNPEENFKILPKLAKDLGGLDLFIANAGISTSSSFGVKSFEADKKVIDTNLIGLMAGISSLQSLFRSQKKGQIVGISSVASFRGLPGSASYSTSKAAVSTYLEALRGELKSSGIKVTVIHPGFIDTPINQKLASRPFVVSVEKGAKKIYDRIESGTRSATVPWFPWALIGVLMRSIPEFLWERIGTK; encoded by the coding sequence ATGTCTATAAGCCCAAATAAGAAGAAAGTCATCATCACCGGAGCAAGTTCCGGAATAGGAATGGAATTGGCGAAATTATACGCCAAAGCAGGGCACGACGTGGCCCTGACATCTCGTCGTAAAAAAGTTTTGGAAGATCTTGCAAAAGAGATCCGAGGCTATGGGGCGGGAGGCAAGGTGATCGTCGCTTCATTGGATGTTTCGAATCCGGAAGAGAATTTTAAAATTCTTCCCAAGCTAGCGAAGGACTTGGGTGGTTTGGATTTGTTTATAGCGAACGCCGGAATTTCCACCAGCTCTTCGTTCGGAGTCAAGAGTTTTGAAGCGGACAAGAAGGTGATAGATACGAATCTAATCGGGCTTATGGCGGGGATTTCCTCTTTGCAGAGTTTATTTCGCTCCCAAAAGAAAGGACAAATCGTCGGAATTTCATCGGTTGCTTCTTTTAGAGGCTTACCCGGTTCCGCGAGCTACTCTACTTCTAAGGCCGCAGTCTCCACTTATTTGGAGGCGTTAAGAGGGGAACTGAAGAGTTCGGGAATTAAGGTCACAGTGATTCATCCGGGATTCATAGATACTCCTATCAACCAAAAACTGGCTTCCCGACCTTTTGTGGTTTCCGTCGAAAAAGGAGCTAAAAAGATCTACGATAGGATTGAATCCGGAACTAGGTCGGCGACCGTGCCTTGGTTCCCTTGGGCTCTTATCGGAGTGCTGATGCGTTCGATCCCCGAATTCCTATGGGAGAGAATCGGAACCAAATAA
- a CDS encoding low molecular weight protein-tyrosine-phosphatase produces the protein MLESSSLTKVLFVCLGNICRSPAAEGAFTDLVTKKGLLGNFEIDSCGTSRYHLGELADPRTRQTARKKSIELVHKARQFRRSDFVDFDYILAMDRSNQKDLLALTSSEEERKKIHLFRKFQKGQNKESDVPDPYYGTLKDFEEVQQIVTEASEGFLEFVLSKNGVKHG, from the coding sequence ATGTTGGAATCCTCCTCTTTGACGAAGGTGCTTTTCGTTTGCCTGGGCAATATCTGTCGCTCCCCCGCTGCCGAAGGAGCATTTACGGACCTCGTAACCAAGAAAGGCCTGCTTGGGAACTTTGAAATCGATTCCTGCGGAACTTCTCGTTATCATTTGGGAGAATTGGCAGATCCTCGCACCCGGCAAACCGCAAGGAAAAAGAGTATAGAGCTTGTCCACAAAGCGCGTCAATTTCGCAGATCTGATTTCGTCGATTTCGATTATATTCTGGCGATGGATAGATCCAACCAAAAGGATCTTCTCGCACTTACATCAAGCGAAGAAGAAAGAAAAAAGATACATCTATTCAGAAAGTTCCAGAAGGGGCAGAATAAAGAGTCGGACGTCCCGGATCCTTATTACGGAACTTTAAAGGATTTCGAAGAAGTCCAGCAGATCGTTACGGAAGCTTCCGAGGGATTTCTGGAGTTCGTTCTGAGCAAAAACGGAGTTAAGCATGGCTGA
- a CDS encoding NAD(P)/FAD-dependent oxidoreductase: MADKKEKKRVIVIGAGFGGLQAIKKLSDEENLEIIVIDKKNHHLFQPLLYQVATAVLSPADIAIPTRSIVGDRENVTVYLGEVDRIDIAGKMVYFQGHEEHYDYLILAAGARAGYFGNDHWQKYSIGLKTLKDALQIRTKILTSFEQAELAGDPETAKKLLNYVIIGGGPTGVELAGSIAELSHEIVRNEFHTMDPGLAKITLIEASPRLLATFDPTLGEFAKKRLEKRGVEVFTGTKVLDIDEKGVHLENRVIPTSNIIWAAGVQANPIGQALGVPTDRMGRVMVDEYCNIEGHPEVFVIGDIANYSKGLERPLPGVSPVAMQQGRYVASLIRGDLKSKKRKVFRYVDKGSMATIGRQDAVAQVGSWKMKGLFGWLAWLFVHIFYQVGFKNKVSIFITWVWSYIAFRAEARLIQDEVEAHKSDQSVVH, encoded by the coding sequence ATGGCTGATAAAAAAGAGAAAAAAAGGGTAATCGTGATCGGAGCCGGTTTCGGCGGATTGCAGGCGATCAAAAAGCTCTCTGACGAAGAGAATCTGGAAATCATCGTAATAGATAAAAAAAACCACCATTTATTCCAACCTCTGCTGTATCAGGTTGCAACGGCGGTCTTAAGTCCTGCCGATATTGCGATCCCCACCCGTTCCATAGTGGGGGATAGGGAGAACGTAACCGTATATCTGGGTGAAGTGGACCGAATCGACATAGCGGGCAAGATGGTCTATTTTCAGGGCCATGAAGAGCATTATGATTATTTAATATTGGCGGCGGGGGCTAGGGCCGGGTATTTCGGGAACGATCATTGGCAGAAATATTCCATCGGACTGAAGACCTTAAAGGATGCGCTTCAGATTCGCACTAAGATTCTAACTTCCTTCGAGCAGGCCGAATTGGCCGGAGATCCCGAGACGGCGAAAAAACTCCTGAATTACGTGATTATAGGCGGAGGACCTACGGGCGTGGAGCTCGCCGGTTCCATTGCGGAACTCTCCCACGAAATCGTGCGAAACGAATTCCATACCATGGATCCGGGGCTCGCTAAAATCACATTAATCGAGGCGTCTCCCCGTCTTTTGGCGACCTTCGATCCTACGTTAGGTGAATTCGCAAAGAAGAGACTCGAAAAAAGGGGAGTGGAAGTGTTCACTGGCACCAAGGTCTTGGACATAGACGAGAAGGGAGTGCATCTGGAGAATCGGGTCATTCCTACCTCGAATATCATTTGGGCTGCCGGAGTTCAGGCCAATCCGATCGGCCAGGCTTTGGGAGTTCCTACGGATAGAATGGGCCGAGTCATGGTCGACGAATATTGTAATATAGAAGGCCATCCGGAAGTATTCGTCATCGGAGACATCGCGAATTATTCCAAAGGATTGGAAAGACCGCTCCCGGGAGTTTCTCCCGTGGCGATGCAACAGGGAAGATACGTGGCTTCCTTGATTCGAGGAGATCTGAAATCCAAGAAGAGAAAAGTCTTCCGTTATGTGGACAAGGGCAGCATGGCGACTATCGGAAGGCAGGATGCCGTGGCCCAGGTCGGTTCCTGGAAAATGAAGGGACTATTCGGATGGTTGGCCTGGCTCTTCGTTCATATATTCTACCAAGTAGGATTTAAGAATAAGGTTTCCATCTTTATCACTTGGGTTTGGTCATATATAGCCTTCCGTGCGGAAGCGAGGTTGATACAGGACGAAGTGGAAGCTCACAAATCCGATCAATCCGTCGTTCATTAA